A single genomic interval of Antechinus flavipes isolate AdamAnt ecotype Samford, QLD, Australia chromosome 1, AdamAnt_v2, whole genome shotgun sequence harbors:
- the LOC127545761 gene encoding zinc finger protein 883-like isoform X1 — protein MAPVLLGSPGAPQELVTFKDVTVDFTFEEWGHLRPSQKKLYRDVTLENYRNLIWLGLEFSKPHVIYQLEHGEAPWQLKGDIPGIPHPDWKMGIETKESPTELGSFMEESFQGTSDKREGPCFSILGQNWEYRDKCKRKRDREEKYYVPNDGGKTFQNTSLTAYQRIEAIEKPNMHNEDEKRLYQNKSITQNQKILIGKKSYVCNECDKVFSQRSGLREHQKIHTGEKTCEYIKSGKTCLNSKLTQHQKVHPGEKPYECIICGKVFRWKSHLTQHQIIHTGEKPYVCNECGKAYHKRSVLTQHQRTHTGEKPYECHKCGKTFRWSTHLSRHRRIHTGEKPYVCTECGKSFRQRTVLTEHQRTHTGEKPYECNECGKSFRWRTVLAEHQKIHTGEKPYECNECGKCFHWNTNFTRHQRIHTGEKLTEYGKAFHQKSALTEQQKPPIGEKFYECNECGKTFQWNTNLTRHQRIHTGEKPYECSDCGKAFRWSTVLIGHQRIHTGEKPYECNKCGKTFQWNTNLTRHQRTHTGAKPYECNECGKSFRWRTVLAEHQKIHTGEKPYECNECGKCFHWNTNFTRHQRIHTGEKLTDQQKPPTEEKLYECNECGKTFQWKTNLTRHQRIHTGEKPYECSDCGKAFRWSTVLIEHQRIHTGEKPYKCNKCGKTFQWNTNFTRHQRTHT, from the exons ATGGCCCCTGTCCTTTTGGGGTCCCCCGGGGCCCCCCAG GAACTGGTGACCTTTAAGGATGTGACTGTGGACTTTACCTTCGAGGAGTGGGGGCACTTGCGCCCCTCCCAAAAGAAACTGTACCGGGATGTGACGCTGGAGAACTACCGGAACCTGATCTGGCTAG GACTTGAATTTTCCAAACCGCATGTGATCTATCAGTTGGAGCATGGGGAAGCCCCTTGGCAGCTGAAGGGAGACATCCCTGGGATTCCCCATCCAG ATTGGAAAATGGGCATTGAAACAAAGGAATCTCCCACAGAACTGGGCAGTTTTATGGAAGAATCATTCCAGGGTACAAGTGATAAAAGGGAGGGTCCCTGTTTTTCCATATTGGGTCAAAATTGGGAATACAGGGATAAGTGCAAGAGAAAgcgagacagagaggagaaatacTATGTACCCAATGATGGTGGAAAGACCTTCCAGAACACCAGCCTTACTGCCTATCAGAGAATAGAGGCTATAGAAAAACCTAACATGCACAATGAAGATGAGAAGAGGTTATATCAGAACAAATCTATTACTCAAAACCAGAAAATTCTTATAGGGAAGAAATCTTATGTATGTAATGAATGTGACAAGGTCTTCTCCCAGAGGTCAGGACTTAGGgaacatcagaaaattcatactggagagaaaactTGTGAATATATTAAAAGTGGAAAGACTTGTCTAAATAGCAAGCTTACTCAACATCAGAAAGTTCATCCTGGAgaaaagccttatgaatgtaTTATATGTGGGAAGGTCTTCCGTTGGAAGTCACATCTTACTCAACATCAGATAATTCATACTGGTGAAAAACCTTATGtttgtaatgaatgtgggaaggcctaCCACAAGAGATCCGTGCTTACTCAACATCAGAGGACTCATAccggagagaaaccttatgaatgtcaTAAATGTGGGAAGACGTTCCGATGGAGTACTCATCTTAGTCGACATCgaagaattcacactggagagaaaccttatgtgTGTACGGAATGTGGGAAATCCTTCCGCCAGAGGACAGTGCTTACTGAACATCAGAGGACTCATAcaggagagaagccttatgaatgtaatgaatgtggaaagtcTTTTCGATGGAGAACAGTGCTTGCTGAGCATCAGAAAATTCATAccggagagaagccttatgaatgtaatgaatgcgGGAAGTGCTTCCATTGGAACACAAATTTTACTCgtcatcagagaattcacactggagagaaacttaCTGAATATGGGAAAGCCTTTCACCAGAAGTCAGCACTTACTGAACAGCAGAAGCCTCCTATtggagaaaaattttatgaatgtAACGAATGTGGAAAGACCTTTCAATGGAACACAAACCTTACACGACATCAAAGAATTCACAcgggagagaaaccttatgaatgtagtgATTGTGGAAAGGCCTTTCGATGGAGCACAGTGCTTAttggacatcagagaattcacactggagagaaaccttatgaatgtaacaaaTGTGGAAAGACCTTCCAGTGGAACACAAATCTTACTCGACATCAGAGGACTCATACAGGAgcgaagccttatgaatgtaatgaatgtggaaagtcTTTTCGATGGAGAACGGTGCTTGCTGAGCATCAGAAAATTCATAccggagagaagccttatgaatgtaatgaatgtgggaagtgCTTCCATTGGAACACAAACTTTACTCgtcatcagagaattcacactggagagaaacttaCTGACCAGCAAAAGCCTCCTACTGAAGAAAAACTTTATGAATGCAACGAATGTGGAAAGACCTTTCAATGGAAAACAAACCTTACTCGACATCAAAGGATCcatacaggagagaaaccttatgaatgtagtgATTGTGGAAAGGCCTTTCGATGGAGCACAGTACTtattgaacatcagagaattcacactggagagaaaccttataaatgcaaCAAATGTGGAAAGACCTTCCAGTGGAATACAAACTTTACTCGACATCAGAGGACTCATACATGA